A part of Silvimonas soli genomic DNA contains:
- a CDS encoding M48 family metalloprotease, which produces MRSHIRRFFVVAPLCVWFLAQPAAALDLNNLFNQLNNNPDLVNAIGSTVKNLSDANRTIGPKEEQEIGNGLASNMLGAAPLVADASLQRYVNDVGVWVASQSEAVGVNWRFGVIDTNTINSFAMPGGIVFITRGLLAQMHSEAELACVLGHETTHVLRHHHVRAIQSGAGKDALGNALQGVVAYKGNQQAQQIGANLASGFSEVYVRGLDKDDEFAADITGMVLCARAGYNPYALPAVLQTLDALNPQDSNLQLMFSTHPSPRARLDKIDQVVGDRLEPWASGTENTLRFNAIAAKYGVKTAP; this is translated from the coding sequence ATGCGCAGCCATATTCGTCGTTTCTTCGTCGTCGCCCCGCTGTGCGTCTGGTTTTTGGCACAGCCCGCTGCGGCACTGGATCTGAATAACCTTTTCAATCAGCTCAACAACAATCCCGACCTGGTCAACGCCATTGGCAGCACGGTCAAAAACCTGAGCGACGCCAACCGCACTATCGGCCCCAAAGAGGAACAGGAAATCGGCAACGGACTGGCCTCGAACATGCTCGGCGCCGCTCCGCTGGTGGCCGATGCCTCGCTGCAACGTTATGTGAACGATGTCGGCGTGTGGGTGGCCAGCCAGAGTGAGGCTGTGGGCGTGAACTGGCGCTTTGGGGTGATCGACACCAACACCATCAACAGCTTTGCCATGCCGGGCGGCATTGTGTTCATCACCAGGGGCTTGCTGGCACAGATGCACAGCGAAGCCGAACTGGCTTGCGTGCTGGGACACGAAACCACGCACGTGCTACGCCATCATCATGTGCGCGCCATTCAGTCTGGGGCTGGGAAAGATGCGCTGGGCAATGCCTTGCAAGGCGTGGTCGCCTACAAGGGCAATCAGCAAGCGCAGCAGATCGGTGCCAATCTGGCTTCCGGGTTTTCTGAAGTCTATGTGCGCGGGCTGGATAAAGACGACGAATTTGCCGCCGACATCACCGGCATGGTGTTGTGTGCCCGCGCCGGTTACAACCCCTACGCCCTGCCCGCCGTGCTGCAAACGCTGGACGCCTTGAACCCGCAAGACAGCAATCTGCAGTTGATGTTCAGCACCCACCCCAGCCCGCGCGCGCGGCTGGACAAGATTGATCAGGTGGTCGGTGACCGGCTGGAACCCTGGGCCAGCGGCACCGAGAACACCTTGCGGTTCAATGCGATTGCGGCAAAGTATGGCGTGAAGACAGCACCGTAG
- a CDS encoding NADP-dependent oxidoreductase, giving the protein MSQSTSNNRRILLASRPHGLPVPANFDVVSSAIPTPATNEVLLRTVYLSLDPYMRGRMSDAPSYSPPVQIGEVMVGGAVSRVVTSSHPDFAPGDWVLGYTGWQDYSVANGKALVKLDGKLPPSWALGVLGMPGFTAYMGLLDIGQPKAGETVVVAAASGAVGSVVGQIARLKGCRIVGIAGGAEKCRYVAEELGFDACIDHRSSDMAQQLAAACPKGIDVYFENVGGAVLDAVLPLLNTGARVPVCGLIANYNATNLPDGPDRLGLLMGTILKKRMKMQGFIIFDDYGHRIGEFQQQMGAWLQEGKIKYREDVVDGLENAPQAFIGLLQGKNNGKLVIRVGAD; this is encoded by the coding sequence ATGTCGCAATCCACCTCTAATAACCGCCGCATCTTGCTGGCCTCGCGCCCGCATGGCTTACCGGTCCCTGCCAATTTTGATGTGGTCTCCAGCGCAATCCCGACACCGGCTACCAACGAAGTTTTGCTGCGCACGGTGTATCTGTCGCTCGACCCCTATATGCGCGGCCGGATGAGCGACGCGCCGTCGTACTCTCCACCGGTACAAATTGGCGAAGTGATGGTAGGCGGCGCAGTGAGTCGGGTAGTAACTTCAAGTCACCCTGACTTTGCACCCGGCGACTGGGTGCTGGGCTACACCGGCTGGCAGGATTACAGCGTGGCCAATGGTAAAGCGCTGGTGAAACTGGATGGCAAATTGCCGCCGTCGTGGGCCTTGGGCGTGTTGGGGATGCCCGGATTTACTGCCTACATGGGCTTGCTCGATATCGGCCAGCCCAAAGCGGGCGAGACCGTGGTGGTTGCAGCGGCCTCTGGCGCAGTCGGCTCAGTGGTCGGGCAGATTGCCAGGCTCAAAGGTTGTCGCATTGTCGGCATTGCCGGTGGCGCCGAAAAATGTCGCTATGTAGCCGAAGAACTGGGCTTTGACGCATGTATTGATCATCGTTCTTCCGATATGGCGCAGCAGCTGGCCGCCGCCTGCCCCAAAGGCATTGATGTTTATTTCGAGAACGTGGGCGGCGCGGTGCTGGATGCCGTGTTGCCGCTGCTCAATACCGGCGCTCGCGTGCCAGTGTGCGGCTTGATCGCCAACTACAACGCTACCAACCTGCCCGATGGCCCGGATCGTCTGGGTCTGTTGATGGGCACTATTCTGAAGAAACGCATGAAGATGCAGGGTTTCATCATTTTTGATGATTACGGCCATCGCATCGGCGAATTCCAGCAGCAAATGGGCGCGTGGCTGCAGGAAGGCAAAATCAAATATCGCGAAGACGTGGTCGACGGACTGGAAAATGCGCCGCAGGCATTTATCGGGCTACTGCAGGGCAAGAACAACGGCAAGCTGGTGATTCGCGTCGGCGCAGACTAA
- a CDS encoding DMT family transporter encodes MPAIKPAWIFLGLSIFAEVIGTVGLKFSAGFSRPLPTAITIACYLSAIWLMALSTKQLEIGLAYAVWAGACTALTAVVGITWFGESVSSVKLLGLGLAIASLIVLNLSESA; translated from the coding sequence ATGCCTGCTATCAAACCTGCCTGGATTTTTCTGGGGCTCAGCATCTTTGCCGAAGTGATAGGCACCGTTGGGCTCAAGTTTTCCGCTGGCTTTTCCCGCCCGCTGCCCACGGCAATCACCATTGCCTGCTACCTCAGCGCGATCTGGCTGATGGCGCTTTCCACCAAACAACTGGAAATTGGCCTCGCTTATGCCGTGTGGGCTGGCGCCTGCACCGCGTTGACGGCGGTGGTGGGGATTACCTGGTTTGGCGAATCCGTGTCCTCGGTCAAATTGCTGGGGCTAGGTCTGGCGATTGCCAGCCTGATTGTGCTCAATCTCAGCGAAAGCGCCTGA
- a CDS encoding alkaline phosphatase family protein produces the protein MKLLHFTWVPVLAALLAGCGGSSDSSSTPTPTPTPAPTPAPVAVGPTAKRVLLISIDGMHQQDLSVCVANGGCPNLATLAQTGVTYTGATTPGLSDSFPGLAAQLTGGSPKTAGLFYDVSYDRTLYAPGDATCTGAQGWNVVFDETTGVDALNGGALVHIDGGGSFNPQAIPHQKLNGVCVPVYPHNYIKTNTIFEVVKANLAGSRTAWADKHAWGYDWVNGPSGKGVDDLARTEINSTDAATGTDYTDVYTHTETFDNLHVQAIINQIDGKDSTGAAASVPTLFGTNFQTLSVAQKATRASGGGYTDAVFTPGPQVSAAIKYVDAALGKMVAELKAQNLYSSTLIVVSAKHGQSPSDHSLLIKNGDTLSALLQANNYLDSTGHFGQNATTSGSLNDGTGLSGTGMVQDDDVGLIWLHDQSQLPAVLATLQANNGCTGTGICANNAQAYILSGSQLAAKFGDPAQGRTPDIIVQPNPGVIYTSSTKKDAEHGGNAPDDSHVALLVSYPTLTGQTNTTAVGTTQIAPTILKALGLAPTLLNAVQVEGTAVLPALGY, from the coding sequence ATGAAACTTCTTCACTTCACCTGGGTACCTGTGCTGGCCGCCCTGCTTGCTGGCTGCGGCGGTTCTTCTGACAGTTCGAGCACTCCCACTCCGACGCCTACACCGGCCCCGACGCCAGCGCCGGTTGCGGTCGGCCCGACTGCGAAGCGAGTCTTGCTGATCAGCATCGACGGCATGCATCAACAAGATCTGAGCGTTTGCGTGGCCAACGGCGGTTGCCCCAATCTGGCGACGCTGGCGCAAACCGGCGTGACGTATACCGGTGCCACCACGCCGGGCTTGTCGGATTCTTTCCCCGGTCTGGCCGCGCAACTCACTGGCGGTTCGCCCAAGACCGCAGGCTTGTTCTACGACGTGTCTTATGACCGCACGCTGTACGCGCCAGGCGACGCCACCTGTACCGGCGCTCAAGGCTGGAACGTGGTGTTTGATGAGACGACAGGTGTTGATGCGTTGAATGGCGGCGCACTGGTGCACATTGATGGCGGTGGCTCGTTCAACCCGCAGGCGATCCCGCATCAGAAGCTCAATGGCGTATGCGTGCCGGTTTATCCGCATAACTACATCAAGACCAACACCATTTTTGAAGTGGTCAAAGCCAATCTGGCTGGCTCGCGTACGGCATGGGCAGACAAGCATGCCTGGGGTTATGACTGGGTGAATGGTCCTTCCGGCAAGGGTGTGGATGATCTGGCCCGCACGGAGATCAACTCTACCGATGCCGCTACCGGCACGGATTACACCGACGTCTATACCCACACCGAAACCTTCGACAATCTGCACGTGCAGGCCATCATCAACCAGATTGACGGGAAAGACTCCACCGGCGCTGCAGCCAGCGTGCCGACGCTGTTCGGCACCAATTTCCAGACTTTGAGCGTGGCACAGAAAGCAACGCGGGCCAGCGGCGGCGGTTATACCGACGCGGTCTTCACCCCGGGCCCGCAAGTCAGCGCAGCCATCAAGTATGTGGATGCCGCGCTGGGCAAGATGGTGGCAGAACTCAAGGCGCAGAACCTGTATTCATCGACCTTGATTGTAGTGTCCGCCAAGCATGGCCAGTCGCCTTCCGATCATTCCTTGCTGATCAAGAATGGCGATACGTTGAGCGCCTTGCTCCAGGCAAACAATTATCTGGATTCGACCGGGCACTTTGGCCAGAACGCCACCACCAGCGGCAGCCTGAATGATGGCACCGGCTTGTCCGGCACTGGCATGGTACAAGACGATGATGTCGGCCTGATCTGGCTGCATGACCAGTCACAACTGCCCGCCGTGCTGGCTACCTTGCAGGCCAATAACGGTTGTACCGGCACCGGCATCTGCGCCAACAACGCCCAGGCTTATATCTTGTCGGGCTCGCAACTGGCGGCAAAATTTGGCGACCCGGCACAAGGTCGTACGCCAGATATCATCGTGCAACCTAATCCGGGCGTCATTTACACCAGCAGCACCAAGAAAGATGCCGAACACGGTGGCAACGCGCCAGACGACAGCCACGTAGCGCTGCTGGTTTCCTACCCGACATTGACCGGGCAGACCAACACCACGGCGGTTGGGACCACGCAGATTGCCCCGACCATCCTCAAGGCACTGGGCCTGGCACCGACCTTGCTGAACGCGGTGCAGGTGGAAGGCACTGCGGTACTGCCAGCGTTGGGATATTGA
- a CDS encoding ATP-binding protein, which yields MDGFKERIKDSLQLRLSLWLAVVILGVAIIAGAFSFFTAQDEAHELQDETLRQVALLFDEHHLPLPPVGNPRKLSDREEDVRVVVQRVPVDANTPGDDDRSTPALSASLKDGMQTLVTGDDTYRVLIKTVRGGARIAVSQETVVRDEIARDSALRTLLPFLILVPVLLLVVADLVRKMFRLIAELSQEIDQRGEQELHPIAPHTLPSEIRPFVVAINRLLGRVAQSMEGQRRFVADAAHELRSPLTALSLQAERLSTAPMSPQAQERLTALRGGIERARILIDQLLTLARMQGTAGDVPNTVSIQHIFRLVLEDLLPLAEAKQLDIGVVDGKDALIRAQEADLKVLVKNLLDNAIRYTPAGGRIDLAVEAHGEQVVLQVDDTGPGISATELARVFDPFYRVLGNDETGAGLGLSIVKVITERIGAHIALAYVDENRQRGLRVRVTFPALDVLAAPDSAN from the coding sequence ATGGATGGTTTCAAAGAGCGAATAAAAGACTCGCTGCAACTGCGGTTGTCGCTGTGGTTGGCAGTGGTCATCCTGGGCGTCGCCATCATTGCTGGCGCGTTTTCTTTTTTTACAGCCCAGGATGAAGCGCACGAACTGCAGGATGAGACGCTGCGTCAGGTCGCCTTGTTGTTTGACGAGCATCACTTGCCGCTCCCACCAGTAGGCAACCCGCGCAAACTCTCCGACCGAGAGGAAGATGTCAGAGTCGTGGTGCAGCGTGTTCCGGTTGACGCCAATACGCCCGGCGATGACGACAGATCAACACCGGCGCTGTCGGCCAGTTTGAAAGACGGAATGCAAACACTGGTCACCGGCGACGATACTTATCGAGTGCTGATCAAAACCGTGCGCGGTGGTGCGCGCATTGCGGTGTCGCAAGAAACGGTCGTCCGGGACGAAATCGCCCGTGATAGCGCCTTGCGCACTTTGTTGCCGTTTCTGATTCTGGTGCCAGTGTTGTTGCTGGTGGTGGCCGATCTGGTGCGCAAGATGTTCAGGCTGATTGCCGAACTCTCGCAGGAAATTGACCAGCGCGGTGAGCAAGAACTGCACCCGATCGCACCGCATACCTTGCCCAGCGAAATCCGCCCGTTTGTGGTGGCCATCAACCGCTTGCTGGGGCGGGTGGCTCAATCAATGGAAGGCCAGCGGCGCTTTGTGGCGGACGCCGCGCATGAATTGCGCTCGCCGCTCACCGCGCTGTCGTTACAGGCCGAACGGCTGAGTACGGCCCCAATGTCGCCCCAGGCGCAAGAGCGCCTGACTGCCTTGCGCGGTGGCATCGAACGCGCCCGCATCCTGATCGACCAACTGCTGACCCTGGCGCGAATGCAAGGCACGGCTGGCGACGTACCCAATACGGTGTCGATCCAGCATATTTTTCGGCTGGTGCTGGAAGACCTGCTGCCACTGGCCGAAGCCAAGCAGCTTGATATCGGCGTGGTCGATGGCAAGGACGCGCTGATCCGTGCCCAGGAGGCCGACCTGAAAGTGCTGGTCAAAAATCTGCTGGATAATGCGATTCGTTACACCCCCGCTGGCGGGCGAATAGACCTTGCGGTGGAAGCGCACGGCGAGCAGGTCGTGTTGCAGGTTGACGATACCGGTCCCGGAATTTCTGCCACAGAACTGGCGCGGGTGTTTGATCCGTTTTATCGCGTGCTGGGCAATGACGAAACCGGCGCGGGGCTGGGTCTATCCATCGTCAAGGTCATTACCGAACGTATCGGCGCCCATATCGCACTGGCATACGTAGATGAAAACCGGCAGCGTGGCCTGCGGGTACGGGTGACGTTTCCCGCGCTGGATGTGCTTGCCGCACCAGACTCTGCCAACTAG
- a CDS encoding response regulator transcription factor, with protein sequence MRVLLVEDDAMIGEVIQAALRDASCAVDWVRNGQNAMDTLACQYYDVVLLDLGLPGKDGLSVLRSIRSSDNPVPILIITARDALADRLAGLDSGADDYVLKPFEMAELLARIRAVLRRKNGHVMPVMSNGILELDPTTREATFKDGAPQRLSSREFSLLQALMSRPGAILSRSALEDRIYGWGEEVESNVVEFLIHSLRKKLGNEAIKNIRGVGWMVSKSE encoded by the coding sequence ATGAGGGTATTGCTGGTCGAAGATGACGCCATGATCGGCGAGGTAATCCAGGCCGCGCTGCGTGACGCATCCTGCGCGGTAGATTGGGTGCGTAACGGGCAAAACGCCATGGATACGCTCGCCTGTCAGTATTACGACGTCGTGCTGCTTGATCTGGGCTTGCCGGGCAAAGATGGCCTGAGCGTACTGCGCAGCATCCGCAGCAGTGATAACCCGGTGCCGATATTGATCATTACTGCGCGTGACGCGCTGGCTGACCGGTTGGCCGGGCTGGATAGCGGTGCTGACGACTACGTGCTCAAGCCATTTGAGATGGCCGAATTGCTGGCCCGCATCCGCGCCGTACTGAGGCGCAAAAATGGCCATGTCATGCCGGTCATGAGCAATGGCATTCTGGAACTGGACCCAACCACCCGTGAAGCCACCTTCAAGGATGGCGCGCCGCAGCGCTTGTCCAGCCGCGAGTTTTCATTGCTGCAAGCCTTGATGAGCCGTCCCGGTGCGATTTTGTCGCGGTCCGCGCTGGAAGACCGCATTTATGGCTGGGGCGAAGAAGTCGAAAGCAACGTGGTTGAGTTTCTGATCCACTCACTACGCAAAAAACTGGGCAACGAAGCCATCAAAAATATAAGGGGCGTGGGATGGATGGTTTCAAAGAGCGAATAA
- a CDS encoding undecaprenyl-diphosphatase — MEELNQALFLWMNAPAHPAAGTVLCATVLADYLIWLVPLLLVICWLRGSPSTRRFATEAATAGLLALGLNQLIGLVWQHPRPFMIGVGHTLIQHVADSSFPSDHLTLLWAVAFSLALHPHLRRIGVALALTGLPVAWARIYLGVHFSLDMLGAAIVAALTAALCRQPQRLMSWLFQWVEQCYRFVGQPLIRRGWIPK, encoded by the coding sequence TTGGAAGAACTCAATCAAGCGCTGTTTTTGTGGATGAATGCGCCTGCTCACCCCGCCGCCGGGACCGTGCTGTGCGCGACGGTGCTGGCTGATTATTTGATCTGGCTGGTGCCGTTGCTGCTGGTGATCTGCTGGTTGCGTGGCAGCCCGTCCACCCGCCGTTTTGCCACAGAGGCCGCCACTGCCGGTCTGCTTGCGCTGGGTCTGAACCAGTTGATTGGCCTGGTCTGGCAGCACCCGCGCCCGTTCATGATCGGTGTGGGGCATACCTTGATCCAGCACGTGGCTGACTCATCTTTCCCCAGTGATCACCTCACGCTGCTTTGGGCCGTGGCATTCAGCCTGGCTTTGCATCCACACCTGCGCCGAATCGGCGTCGCACTGGCGTTAACGGGTTTACCAGTGGCGTGGGCGCGTATTTATCTGGGCGTGCATTTCTCGCTGGATATGCTGGGTGCTGCCATTGTCGCAGCCCTCACTGCCGCGCTATGCCGCCAGCCACAACGCTTGATGAGCTGGCTGTTTCAATGGGTGGAACAATGTTACCGCTTTGTCGGGCAACCACTCATCAGACGTGGCTGGATACCAAAATGA
- a CDS encoding MarR family winged helix-turn-helix transcriptional regulator — translation MALPVENLLGVLALHVMDEIHDQPMPAALSGLTTRAALNAIHIYPGCSIETLREVLDLCHPAAVRAVAGLVTAGLVSKDPGRDKRTVALNLTEGGLLELERVMAARDAMLQRVVGRLDNSEQIQLEALLIKMLWHETRDSPHSMRLCRLCDDGPCLEAGCPVENRATGLPMPIHQVTT, via the coding sequence ATGGCTCTGCCCGTTGAAAACTTGCTGGGTGTGCTCGCCTTGCATGTCATGGATGAAATCCACGATCAGCCCATGCCTGCCGCACTAAGCGGGCTGACCACGCGGGCGGCGCTAAATGCAATTCATATCTATCCAGGCTGTTCAATTGAAACCCTGCGCGAGGTGCTGGACTTGTGTCACCCTGCGGCGGTGCGGGCGGTAGCCGGATTGGTTACCGCCGGCCTGGTCAGCAAAGACCCCGGGCGTGACAAACGCACTGTGGCGCTCAACCTGACCGAGGGCGGCTTGCTTGAACTGGAGCGAGTCATGGCGGCGCGTGATGCCATGCTGCAACGCGTGGTCGGACGCCTGGATAACTCCGAGCAAATCCAGCTGGAAGCATTGCTGATCAAAATGCTGTGGCACGAAACCCGCGACAGCCCGCACTCCATGCGCCTGTGCCGGTTATGCGACGATGGCCCTTGTCTGGAGGCAGGCTGCCCGGTGGAAAATCGCGCCACTGGCTTGCCCATGCCGATTCATCAGGTGACAACGTGA